The following is a genomic window from Corynebacterium incognita.
TTTCCTCCCTGTTGTCGGGGGCCGGTGTGCTTTTTTATGCCGCCGCGTGGATGTTCAGCAAGGTCGAGGAGACTGCGCCCGCTCCAGTTGAAAAGGTGATTCTCCCGCGGTGGGCGTATTATCTGCTCTCCGCCCTCGCCTTTGTCGCCGCCGTCGCCGGTGATTCGTGGGGCGTGGCCATTTCGCTGGCTCTCATCGCGGTAGGTGCCATGATTACGTGGCGGGCGTATGACAAGGGCCTGCAATCCCGCGCGTCTGTCATCAACGCCACCGCCGGTGCTTTTTTAGTCTTAGCCGGTGTCATCCTCACCACCGTCGGGGTAAGCAACGGTGCCCTGGTGACCATCACCCTTGCGGTTTTGCTGACCGTCGCCGGCGTTGGCGCTCTTGTAGTCCCGCTCGTCGTGCGTTCGCTGACCGAGGAGCGTGCCGCGAAGGAACGTGCGGAAATTGCCTCCCGCCTCCATGATTCCGTGTTGCAGACTCTCGCAATTATCCAAAAGCGTGCCGATGCCCCAGACGAGGTCGCCCGCCTCGCCCGGACCCAGGAACGCGAGCTACGCGCGTGGCTGTTCGAGCCGGAAGTCTCGGCTACAAAGACCATTTTCGCCACGCTCAGGGAGGCTGCCGCCGAGGTTGAGGATCTCTTCGGCCTGCGTATCGCCCCTGTGATCGTTGGCGAGGACGTCCCGCTGACCCCCGCCGCTGAGGCGGCTGTCATGGCTTCCCGAGAGGCTATGGTCAATGCTGCCAAACACGCAGGCGTTAACGCCGTTGACGTGTACGCCGAGCTCTTAGACGGGAAGCTGTCCATCTTCGTCCGCGATCGCGGCGTAGGCTTCGATCCTCAAGACGCCGCCCCGGATCGTCACGGCATCCAGGACTCGATTGTCGGCCGTATGCAGCGGGTGGGCGGGGAGTCTGAGATTAAGTCCGTTCCTGGGGAGGGGGCGGAAGTTATGGTATCGGTAAGTCTATGGTGAGTGTCTTTTTGGTTGATGATCATTCCGTGTTTCGCTCCGGCGTGCGCGCGGAGCTGCGCGGTGTCGACGTCGTGGGTGAGGCTGGCACGGTGGCTGACGCCGTGGAGGGCATTCGCCGTACGCGTCCCGACGTCGTTTTGCTAGACGTCCACATGCCCGATGGCGGCGGCAGGGCGGTGCTCGAGCAGGTGGGCCAGGACTCAAAGTTTTTGGCGCTCTCGGTCTCGGATGCGGCGGAGGACGTCATTGCGGTGATTCGCGGCGGCGCCCGCGGCTATGT
Proteins encoded in this region:
- a CDS encoding PspC domain-containing protein, with amino-acid sequence MYPTYVRPRQGRVIAGVAAGVANHLNRDVFLVRVVLLFSSLLSGAGVLFYAAAWMFSKVEETAPAPVEKVILPRWAYYLLSALAFVAAVAGDSWGVAISLALIAVGAMITWRAYDKGLQSRASVINATAGAFLVLAGVILTTVGVSNGALVTITLAVLLTVAGVGALVVPLVVRSLTEERAAKERAEIASRLHDSVLQTLAIIQKRADAPDEVARLARTQERELRAWLFEPEVSATKTIFATLREAAAEVEDLFGLRIAPVIVGEDVPLTPAAEAAVMASREAMVNAAKHAGVNAVDVYAELLDGKLSIFVRDRGVGFDPQDAAPDRHGIQDSIVGRMQRVGGESEIKSVPGEGAEVMVSVSLW